The Candidatus Pantoea soli genome window below encodes:
- the idi gene encoding isopentenyl-diphosphate Delta-isomerase has protein sequence MPAIEVILVDHLDRPTGKMEKLEVHEKGLLHRAVTVYVFNSRHELLLQRRASGKYHCGGLWSNTCCSHPYPQEPTRDAAERRLREEMGLELALTPVFELSYNLPLSNGLIEHEYGHVFFAISDEPPCLNPEEADDWCYCSLAQIEQEMQANPAKFTPWFLHTFPRIPHTLGDFRLTA, from the coding sequence ATGCCCGCCATTGAAGTTATTCTCGTTGACCACCTCGATCGTCCCACCGGCAAAATGGAAAAGCTGGAAGTGCATGAGAAAGGATTACTGCATCGCGCGGTGACGGTTTACGTGTTCAATTCGCGTCATGAACTGCTGCTGCAGCGCCGCGCCAGCGGCAAATACCACTGTGGCGGTTTATGGAGCAACACCTGCTGCAGCCATCCTTATCCGCAGGAGCCCACGCGCGATGCCGCCGAACGCCGGCTGCGTGAAGAGATGGGGCTGGAGCTGGCGCTGACCCCGGTGTTTGAGCTGAGCTACAATCTGCCGCTCAGCAATGGCCTGATAGAGCATGAATATGGCCACGTGTTTTTCGCCATCAGTGATGAACCGCCGTGCCTCAATCCGGAAGAGGCCGACGACTGGTGCTACTGCTCGCTTGCGCAGATTGAACAGGAGATGCAGGCGAATCCGGCGAAATTTACGCCGTGGTTTTTACATACCTTTCCGCGCATCCCCCATACGCTGGGCGACTTCCGCCTGACTGCCTGA
- a CDS encoding oxygenase MpaB family protein, whose amino-acid sequence MTIRQRIEQQVFRLNGLSLNEFDLSQPPGDPGLFGPDHIIWRIHGDFPAMLCGGISALMLQMLHPAALAGVWDHSNFREDMLGRLRRTSQFIAVTTFGNTHDAHLLLDRVKRIHLRVSGVDNTGKAYAASDPHLLTWVHVAETSRFLAAHLRYKNPQLSVADQNRYYAEAALIAEALGAQQVPKSVPAVEAYLQAMRPALVFDDRTREVLQLLVNAPAPSRLAKPGMRVMLTAGRALLPDWAQQLMGQPVGPLTQWRVDKEMAVMAALLRWSIQRGAWARAMQRMGRDARYR is encoded by the coding sequence ATGACTATTCGCCAGCGTATCGAACAGCAGGTCTTTCGCCTGAATGGCCTGTCACTCAATGAATTTGATCTCTCCCAGCCACCCGGCGATCCCGGCCTGTTCGGACCGGATCACATCATCTGGCGCATTCACGGGGATTTTCCCGCCATGCTGTGTGGGGGCATCAGTGCGCTGATGCTGCAGATGCTGCATCCGGCGGCGCTGGCAGGCGTGTGGGATCACTCAAATTTTCGTGAGGACATGCTGGGCCGGCTGCGGCGCACCAGCCAGTTTATTGCCGTCACCACCTTCGGTAACACCCATGATGCACATCTGCTGCTTGATCGCGTTAAACGCATCCATCTGCGGGTGAGCGGCGTGGATAACACCGGTAAAGCCTATGCCGCCAGCGATCCGCATCTGCTTACCTGGGTACACGTCGCGGAAACCAGCCGTTTTCTTGCCGCGCATCTGCGCTACAAAAATCCGCAGCTCAGCGTGGCGGATCAGAATCGCTATTACGCTGAGGCCGCGCTGATTGCAGAAGCGCTCGGCGCACAGCAGGTGCCGAAGAGCGTGCCGGCGGTCGAGGCGTATTTACAGGCGATGCGTCCGGCGCTGGTGTTTGACGATCGTACCCGCGAAGTGCTGCAGCTGCTGGTTAACGCCCCGGCACCCAGCCGTCTGGCGAAGCCGGGCATGCGCGTGATGCTGACGGCGGGCCGGGCTTTGCTGCCGGACTGGGCACAGCAGCTGATGGGCCAGCCGGTCGGACCGCTGACGCAGTGGCGGGTGGACAAGGAGATGGCGGTGATGGCGGCCCTGCTGCGCTGGTCAATTCAGCGCGGCGCCTGGGCGCGCGCGATGCAGCGTATGGGGCGGGACGCGCGCTACAGGTGA
- a CDS encoding ABC transporter permease has product MLSLLRRPCQQPVLLVLTLLTTLALFALPLLSYAANRLVSGQPLRLGQVTHAQWLLLPLLGVWLGAVGQATRWRSVTTLLAAQALFVLLIWLGGAHATQLAGSGHPLARTAFGSGLWCAAALSLLLAAEASRQLARSTPWRILLNLQIWLLPLIMLLSGHLDHLSLLKEYANRRAVFNAAFSQHLLLLGGTLLPALLTGVPLGLLLTRQPRWQHAVFSVLNLIQTVPSVALFGLLIAPLAGLVAHFPVLGRWGISGIGLAPALIALVLYALLPLVRSVVAGLQQVPQEVRETARGMGMSGWQQFWQAELPLALPVWLAGLRVVVVQTVGLAVVAALIGAGGFGAILFQGLLSSALDLVLLGVMPVVALAVLSDALLRLLSALLERKHD; this is encoded by the coding sequence GTGCTGTCGCTGTTACGCCGACCGTGCCAGCAGCCGGTGCTGCTGGTACTGACGCTGCTGACCACGCTGGCGCTGTTTGCGCTGCCGCTGCTGAGCTATGCTGCCAACCGGCTGGTGTCCGGTCAGCCGCTCCGGCTCGGGCAGGTGACACATGCACAGTGGCTGCTGCTGCCGCTGCTGGGCGTATGGCTGGGGGCAGTCGGGCAAGCCACCCGCTGGCGCAGCGTGACGACGCTGCTGGCGGCGCAGGCGCTGTTTGTGCTGCTGATCTGGCTGGGCGGCGCCCACGCGACGCAACTGGCCGGCAGTGGTCATCCGCTGGCGCGCACGGCGTTTGGCAGCGGACTGTGGTGTGCGGCTGCGCTCTCGCTGCTGCTGGCGGCGGAAGCCAGTCGTCAGCTCGCCCGCAGCACGCCGTGGCGCATCCTGCTTAACCTGCAAATCTGGCTGCTGCCGCTGATCATGCTGCTGAGTGGCCATCTTGATCACCTGTCGTTACTGAAAGAGTACGCCAATCGCCGGGCGGTGTTTAATGCGGCCTTCAGTCAGCACCTGCTGCTGCTGGGCGGTACGCTGCTGCCGGCGTTGCTGACTGGCGTCCCGCTCGGCCTGCTGCTTACCCGCCAGCCGCGCTGGCAGCACGCAGTCTTCAGCGTACTCAACCTGATCCAGACGGTGCCCTCAGTGGCGCTGTTTGGTCTGCTGATTGCGCCGCTCGCCGGGCTGGTGGCGCACTTTCCGGTGCTGGGCCGCTGGGGCATCAGCGGAATTGGCCTGGCGCCGGCGCTGATTGCCCTGGTGCTGTATGCCCTGCTGCCGCTGGTGCGCAGCGTGGTGGCCGGACTGCAACAGGTGCCGCAGGAGGTGCGCGAAACCGCCCGCGGCATGGGCATGAGCGGCTGGCAGCAGTTCTGGCAGGCAGAGCTGCCGCTGGCGCTGCCGGTGTGGCTCGCCGGGCTGCGTGTGGTGGTGGTGCAAACCGTGGGGCTGGCGGTGGTTGCCGCGCTGATTGGCGCAGGCGGCTTCGGCGCTATTTTATTTCAGGGATTGCTGAGCAGCGCGCTGGATCTGGTGCTGCTGGGCGTAATGCCGGTGGTGGCGCTGGCGGTTCTGTCTGATGCACTGCTGCGCCTGCTGTCGGCGCTGCTGGAGAGAAAGCATGATTGA
- the osmF gene encoding glycine betaine ABC transporter substrate-binding protein OsmF produces MIKQGIVGLVALALSAGAVQAADAVKVGSKIDTEGSLLGNIILQVLDKHGVKTVNKIQLGTTQVVRGAITAGELDIYPEYTGNGAFFFNDEKDAAWKNARQGYEKVKQLDADKNQLVWLTPAPANNTWTIAVRGDLAQQNKLTSLDDLSAYLKKGGTFKLAASAEFIERSDALPAFEKAYGFKLQQSQLLSLAGGDTAVTIKAAAQQTSGVNAAMAYGTDGPVAALGLQTLTDPKGVQPIYAPAPVIRASVLKQYPEIASWLQPVFSKLDEKTLQQLNAQIAVDGQDASQVAQQWLQQNKLL; encoded by the coding sequence ATGATAAAGCAGGGCATAGTGGGACTGGTTGCGCTGGCATTAAGTGCGGGCGCGGTGCAGGCAGCGGACGCGGTGAAGGTCGGGTCAAAAATTGATACCGAAGGGTCGCTACTCGGCAACATTATTCTGCAGGTGCTGGATAAACACGGTGTGAAAACCGTGAACAAAATTCAGCTGGGCACCACCCAAGTGGTACGCGGAGCCATCACCGCCGGTGAGCTGGATATCTATCCCGAATACACCGGCAACGGTGCCTTTTTCTTTAACGATGAAAAAGATGCAGCGTGGAAAAATGCCCGGCAGGGCTACGAAAAGGTAAAGCAGCTCGACGCGGATAAAAATCAGCTGGTGTGGCTGACGCCCGCGCCGGCCAATAACACCTGGACCATTGCGGTACGCGGTGACCTGGCGCAACAGAATAAGCTGACCTCACTCGACGATCTCAGCGCCTATCTGAAGAAAGGCGGCACCTTTAAGCTGGCGGCCTCGGCGGAGTTTATTGAACGCAGCGATGCGCTGCCGGCGTTTGAAAAAGCCTATGGCTTTAAACTGCAGCAGTCACAGCTGCTGTCGCTGGCCGGCGGAGACACCGCCGTCACCATTAAAGCCGCAGCGCAGCAGACTTCCGGCGTGAATGCCGCGATGGCGTATGGCACTGACGGTCCGGTGGCCGCGCTGGGCCTGCAAACCCTGACCGATCCCAAAGGCGTACAGCCGATCTACGCACCGGCGCCGGTGATCCGCGCCAGCGTGCTGAAACAGTATCCGGAGATCGCCAGCTGGCTGCAGCCGGTGTTCAGCAAACTGGATGAAAAAACCCTGCAACAGCTGAATGCGCAGATTGCCGTTGACGGTCAGGATGCCAGCCAGGTGGCACAGCAGTGGCTGCAGCAGAATAAGTTGCTGTAA
- the bglX gene encoding beta-glucosidase BglX has translation MKWIYSVSLAVSLAMQPAFADTLSGPHPMTEQARDAYVNQLLSKMTLDEKIGQMRLISVGPDTPKEAIRDMIQHGQVGAIFNTVTRPDIRAMQDQVMQLSRLKIPLFFAYDVVHGQRTIFPIPLGLASSWDLDAVSEVGRVSAYEAADDGLNMTWAPMVDVTREPRWGRGSEGFGEDTFLTSQMGSTMVKAMQGKSAADRYAVMTSVKHFAAYGAVEGGRDYNTVDMSPQRLFQDYLPPYKASLDAGSGGVMVALNSLNGTPATADSWLLKDLLRGEWKFKGITISDHGAIKELIKHGVASDPQEAVRIALKSGIDMSMSDEYYSKYLPGLVKSGAVTMAEIDDAARHVLNVKYDMGLFNDPYSHLGPKGSDPQDTNAESRLHRAEARDVARKSMVLLKNWRETLPLKKTATVALVGPLADSQRDIMGSWSAAGVAKQSITLLQGMRNAMNGKGTVLYAKGANISDNKGIQNFLNLYEQAVSVDTRTPQQMIDEAVAQAKKADVVVAAVGEAQGMAHEASSRSELALPASQQKLLAALKATGKPLVIVLMNGRALTLVNEDKLADAMLETWFSGTEGGNAIADVLFGDYNPSGKLPVTFPRSVGQIPLYYNHLPTGRPYNFEKPNKYTSHYYDAINGPLYPFGYGLSYTTFTVSPVKMSSRTLPRNGTVEASVTVTNTGKRAGATVVQMYLNDPVASLSRPVQELRGFKRIMLQAGESQTVRFKIDAEALKFWNQKMQHVAEPGKFNVMIGLDSVRTQDAQFDYL, from the coding sequence ATGAAATGGATTTACTCTGTTAGCCTCGCTGTCTCCCTTGCCATGCAGCCTGCTTTTGCAGATACCCTGTCTGGCCCGCATCCCATGACTGAACAGGCGCGCGACGCCTATGTGAATCAGCTGCTCAGCAAGATGACCCTCGATGAGAAAATCGGTCAGATGCGCCTGATCAGCGTAGGGCCGGATACGCCAAAAGAGGCGATTCGGGATATGATCCAGCATGGTCAGGTCGGGGCCATTTTTAACACCGTGACGCGGCCCGATATCCGCGCGATGCAGGACCAGGTGATGCAACTCAGCCGCCTGAAAATTCCGCTGTTTTTTGCCTACGATGTGGTTCACGGTCAGCGCACCATTTTCCCGATCCCGCTCGGTCTGGCGTCCAGCTGGGATCTGGATGCCGTGAGCGAAGTGGGGCGCGTTTCCGCCTATGAAGCCGCCGACGACGGCCTCAACATGACGTGGGCACCGATGGTCGACGTCACGCGCGAACCGCGCTGGGGCCGCGGCTCTGAAGGCTTTGGTGAAGATACCTTCCTGACCTCACAAATGGGCAGCACCATGGTGAAAGCGATGCAGGGCAAGAGCGCCGCAGATCGCTATGCGGTGATGACCAGCGTGAAGCACTTTGCCGCCTATGGCGCAGTGGAGGGCGGTCGTGATTACAACACCGTGGACATGAGCCCGCAGCGCCTGTTCCAGGATTACCTGCCGCCGTACAAAGCCTCGCTGGATGCCGGCAGCGGCGGGGTGATGGTGGCGCTGAACTCCCTCAACGGCACCCCGGCTACCGCCGACAGCTGGCTGCTGAAAGATCTGCTGCGCGGCGAGTGGAAATTCAAAGGCATCACCATCAGTGACCACGGCGCGATTAAAGAGCTGATTAAACATGGCGTGGCCAGCGATCCGCAGGAAGCCGTGCGTATTGCGCTGAAATCCGGCATCGACATGAGCATGAGCGACGAGTACTACAGCAAATACCTGCCGGGCCTGGTGAAGAGCGGCGCGGTGACCATGGCAGAGATTGACGATGCGGCGCGTCACGTGCTGAACGTGAAATATGACATGGGGCTGTTTAACGATCCGTACAGCCACTTAGGACCAAAGGGCAGCGACCCGCAGGACACCAACGCCGAGAGCCGTCTGCACCGGGCCGAAGCGCGCGACGTGGCGCGCAAAAGCATGGTGCTGCTGAAAAACTGGCGTGAAACCCTGCCGCTGAAAAAAACGGCAACGGTGGCGCTGGTCGGGCCGCTGGCGGACAGCCAGCGTGACATCATGGGCAGCTGGTCAGCGGCCGGGGTGGCGAAGCAGTCCATTACGCTGCTGCAGGGCATGCGCAATGCCATGAACGGCAAAGGCACCGTGCTGTATGCCAAAGGGGCAAACATTTCGGATAACAAAGGCATCCAGAACTTCCTCAACCTCTATGAGCAAGCGGTCAGCGTGGATACGCGCACGCCGCAGCAGATGATTGACGAAGCGGTTGCGCAGGCGAAAAAAGCCGATGTGGTGGTGGCGGCCGTCGGCGAAGCGCAGGGCATGGCGCATGAGGCCTCCAGCCGCAGCGAGCTCGCGCTCCCGGCAAGCCAGCAGAAGCTGCTGGCGGCGCTGAAAGCCACCGGCAAACCGCTGGTGATTGTGCTGATGAATGGCCGTGCGCTGACGCTGGTGAACGAAGATAAGCTGGCCGATGCGATGCTGGAGACCTGGTTCAGCGGCACTGAAGGCGGCAACGCCATCGCGGATGTCCTGTTCGGTGACTACAATCCTTCAGGCAAGCTGCCGGTCACCTTCCCGCGTTCCGTGGGCCAGATCCCGCTCTATTACAATCACCTGCCCACCGGGCGACCTTATAACTTCGAGAAACCGAATAAGTACACCTCGCACTACTATGACGCGATCAACGGCCCGCTCTATCCGTTTGGTTACGGCCTGAGCTACACCACCTTTACGGTGTCTCCGGTAAAAATGTCCTCCCGGACCCTGCCGCGCAACGGCACGGTAGAAGCCAGCGTCACGGTGACCAACACCGGCAAGCGCGCAGGCGCCACGGTGGTACAGATGTACCTGAACGATCCGGTGGCCAGCCTGAGCCGTCCGGTGCAGGAGCTGCGCGGCTTTAAGCGCATCATGCTGCAGGCGGGGGAATCGCAGACGGTGCGCTTTAAGATTGATGCCGAAGCGCTGAAATTCTGGAATCAGAAGATGCAGCACGTCGCGGAGCCAGGCAAATTTAACGTTATGATTGGTCTGGATTCGGTGCGGACGCAGGACGCGCAGTTTGATTATTTATAA
- a CDS encoding methyl-accepting chemotaxis protein → MLKTTQSRFTATLVIFFVVLMLITVLVINQFIAPQLTQNESRLVRYEVDGLASRIVEQMNRVQAQQRAITEAAGVMDSATIDTLLPALVNQYQDSNVFGGGIWPLPNRRDPAKEKDSTFFARNASNQLQVNTYWNSDAADKYWEQPWYKDGLAAAKGQCAWAKAYQDAASPQPRTNCAMTIYRDGTAWGVATIDVTLGFFNQLAQKMGEAIHGRVLIVEADGKVVGNAALVDGTPKLENLSDTQLPMAAALKGLLTQGSSQPTQTTFNGEDGEHTLFLQAIPGSPWYLASDVPSSLLDAQTHSMLTRLGLVQIPLAVILLLVLLGFVRAMMKRLNLLHRNIEALSTGGADLTQRLPASNSPEFNAVAQSFNQFISYLQGLMRQVGDSALAITAASREIASGNADLSARTESQASSIVQTAASMEELTGTVRQNADNATHANQLADGASQVAARGTDVVRQVVSTMGAINHSSRKVVDIISVIDSIAFQTNILALNAAVEAARAGEQGRGFAVVASEVRNLAQRSANSAREIKKLIEESVANIDTGSQLVEQAGQTMDELMQGVSSVTTLMSEIMSASREQSLGIEQVNQAITQLDGSTQQNAALVEQVSSAARAMEEQSVQLEQVVQSFRL, encoded by the coding sequence ATGTTAAAAACCACACAATCACGTTTTACTGCAACACTGGTCATTTTCTTTGTTGTGTTAATGCTGATCACCGTTCTGGTGATCAATCAGTTTATTGCGCCACAGCTCACGCAGAATGAAAGTCGTCTGGTGCGATACGAGGTTGATGGCCTCGCCAGTCGCATCGTTGAACAAATGAACCGGGTGCAGGCGCAGCAGCGCGCCATCACCGAAGCCGCTGGCGTGATGGACAGCGCCACCATTGATACGCTGTTGCCGGCGCTGGTTAACCAGTATCAGGACAGCAACGTATTCGGCGGCGGGATCTGGCCGCTGCCTAACCGTCGCGATCCGGCCAAAGAGAAAGACAGTACCTTCTTTGCGCGTAACGCCAGCAACCAGTTGCAGGTAAACACCTACTGGAACTCAGACGCGGCGGATAAATACTGGGAGCAGCCGTGGTACAAAGATGGCCTCGCGGCAGCCAAAGGGCAGTGTGCGTGGGCGAAGGCGTATCAGGATGCGGCCAGTCCGCAGCCGCGTACCAACTGTGCCATGACCATCTACCGGGACGGCACCGCGTGGGGCGTCGCGACCATTGACGTCACGCTGGGCTTCTTTAACCAGCTGGCGCAGAAGATGGGTGAAGCGATCCACGGCCGCGTGCTGATTGTGGAGGCCGATGGCAAAGTGGTCGGCAATGCGGCGCTGGTGGATGGCACGCCGAAGCTGGAAAACCTCTCTGACACCCAGCTGCCGATGGCCGCTGCGCTGAAAGGCCTGCTGACGCAGGGCAGCAGCCAGCCGACGCAAACCACCTTTAACGGCGAAGATGGCGAACACACGCTGTTCCTGCAGGCCATTCCCGGCAGCCCGTGGTATCTCGCCAGCGATGTGCCTTCCAGCCTGCTGGACGCGCAGACCCACAGCATGCTGACGCGCCTCGGCCTGGTGCAGATTCCGCTGGCGGTGATTCTGCTGCTGGTACTGCTGGGCTTTGTGCGCGCCATGATGAAACGCCTCAACCTGCTTCATCGCAACATTGAAGCGCTCTCCACCGGCGGTGCCGATTTAACCCAGCGTCTGCCGGCCAGCAACAGTCCGGAGTTCAACGCCGTGGCGCAAAGCTTCAACCAGTTCATTAGCTATCTGCAGGGACTGATGCGTCAGGTGGGCGACAGCGCTCTGGCGATCACCGCCGCCTCGCGTGAGATTGCCAGCGGCAACGCCGATCTCTCTGCGCGCACGGAATCGCAGGCCAGTTCAATTGTACAAACCGCGGCGTCCATGGAAGAGCTGACGGGAACGGTGCGTCAGAACGCCGATAACGCCACCCATGCCAACCAGCTGGCCGATGGCGCGTCCCAGGTTGCCGCACGCGGTACAGACGTGGTGCGTCAGGTGGTCAGCACCATGGGCGCGATTAACCACTCGTCACGCAAAGTGGTGGATATCATCAGCGTTATCGACAGCATTGCCTTCCAGACCAATATTCTGGCACTGAACGCGGCGGTGGAAGCGGCACGTGCCGGTGAGCAGGGGCGCGGTTTTGCCGTGGTGGCCTCGGAAGTGCGTAACCTCGCGCAGCGCTCAGCCAACTCTGCGCGGGAAATTAAAAAGCTGATTGAGGAGTCGGTGGCGAATATCGACACCGGCAGTCAGCTGGTGGAGCAGGCCGGTCAGACCATGGATGAACTGATGCAGGGAGTCAGCAGCGTGACCACCCTGATGAGCGAAATCATGTCTGCCAGCCGTGAACAGAGTCTGGGCATTGAACAGGTTAACCAGGCGATCACGCAGCTGGATGGCAGCACGCAGCAGAATGCCGCGCTGGTAGAACAGGTGTCATCGGCTGCGCGCGCGATGGAAGAACAGAGCGTGCAGCTGGAGCAGGTGGTCCAGAGCTTCAGACTGTAA
- a CDS encoding suppressor of fused domain protein, with protein sequence MTHQPLIAEVPNQQHTLTAIVEQDARTAYFYIWPNDLFRSQYAVRGCWLRNLLPAPAQEDRAAMEQGIAPLLSAEYCRTLEAEPMLDPAGLQILWEPSDDGAALWYYGQLLAVIPGWSLYQDKQVSFSAGCIKENRLTAPLGSASTNEYYARAEQQRHFWRDWHDGHLWDVVQRELMQSYQAQFGESVKYYAIDQGSWPPMAISQHWHRGVWYFLTLGMSIRPMPQVDYLFDELAPQYRRVELAMAVDGEVMTEANAVQMASALAEFAHLPWARLTWLGEGHSLASEVAPVGFESFLLANGLAPEAAQFRLPKRDGDRPALLWATPITEAERQFAQADDRGGQLLLQRLLADGNDHVFRPRQEVVESAPPSPPATPPGQR encoded by the coding sequence ATGACACACCAACCTCTGATTGCTGAGGTGCCGAATCAGCAACATACATTAACCGCCATCGTCGAACAGGACGCGCGCACCGCCTACTTCTACATCTGGCCGAACGATCTGTTTCGCAGCCAGTATGCGGTACGCGGCTGCTGGCTCCGCAACCTGCTGCCGGCACCGGCGCAGGAAGATCGCGCGGCGATGGAGCAGGGCATCGCGCCGCTGCTCAGCGCAGAGTATTGCCGCACGCTTGAAGCGGAACCGATGCTTGATCCGGCAGGTCTGCAAATCTTATGGGAACCGAGCGATGACGGTGCCGCCCTCTGGTACTACGGCCAGCTGCTGGCGGTGATCCCCGGCTGGAGCCTGTATCAGGACAAGCAGGTGAGCTTCTCGGCCGGCTGCATCAAAGAGAACCGCCTGACCGCGCCGCTCGGCTCGGCTTCCACCAATGAATACTACGCCCGCGCCGAGCAGCAGCGTCACTTCTGGCGCGACTGGCACGACGGCCACCTGTGGGACGTGGTGCAGCGCGAGCTGATGCAGAGTTATCAGGCGCAGTTTGGCGAATCGGTCAAATACTACGCGATTGATCAGGGCAGCTGGCCGCCGATGGCGATTTCTCAGCACTGGCATCGCGGCGTGTGGTACTTCCTGACCCTGGGGATGAGCATTCGCCCGATGCCGCAGGTGGATTACCTGTTTGATGAACTGGCACCGCAGTACCGCCGCGTCGAGCTGGCAATGGCGGTGGATGGCGAAGTGATGACCGAAGCCAATGCGGTGCAGATGGCCAGTGCGCTGGCGGAGTTTGCGCATCTGCCGTGGGCACGTCTGACCTGGCTCGGTGAAGGGCACTCGCTGGCCTCTGAAGTGGCGCCGGTGGGCTTTGAAAGTTTCCTGCTGGCGAATGGCCTCGCCCCGGAGGCGGCGCAGTTCCGTCTGCCGAAGCGCGACGGCGATCGCCCTGCGTTGCTGTGGGCGACGCCGATCACCGAGGCAGAGCGGCAGTTTGCCCAGGCGGACGATCGCGGCGGCCAGCTGCTGCTGCAGCGGTTGCTAGCCGACGGTAACGATCACGTGTTTCGCCCGCGCCAGGAGGTGGTGGAGTCTGCGCCACCGTCGCCGCCTGCCACGCCGCCAGGCCAGCGCTGA